One Bombina bombina isolate aBomBom1 chromosome 5, aBomBom1.pri, whole genome shotgun sequence DNA segment encodes these proteins:
- the LRRC61 gene encoding leucine-rich repeat-containing protein 61 codes for MENKSNKDNETEGGRITSEMLKLRTGEFDLESIIFLKLRGLGLYELGCLGACLNLERLDLSNNNITHLGPLSSLKMLVALNLSCNRISSLEPLASCENLQTLNVAGNSLCGVESLYCLKGLHKLESIRLRDPVYNLSNPLCANGAYRHSVLETIPSVRVIDGERVSGCGSDLYHLCKDIDNSLKRFISNGTVEGSGSSKPWVEEGYWDLKPTQSTIIEETYKQFNDVLQECKELSKKADDTIAQAERALNIRHEPNSYVF; via the coding sequence ATGGAAAACAAAAGCAACAAAGATAACGAGACAGAAGGTGGACGCATTACATCTGAAATGCTCAAGTTAAGAACTGGAGAATTTGATCTCGAGTCAATTATTTTCCTGAAGCTCAGGGGCCTTGGACTGTATGAGTTAGGATGTCTAGGAGCATGTTTAAACCTTGAGCGTTTGGATCTATCGAACAACAACATCACTCACTTAGGACCTTTGTCTTCTCTAAAGATGTTAGTGGCTCTAAATTTGTCTTGTAACAGAATCTCTTCTCTCGAGCCCTTGGcatcttgtgagaacttgcagacTTTAAATGTGGCCGGCAACTCATTGTGTGGGGTTGAAAGTCTTTATTGTTTGAAAGGGCTACATAAACTTGAGAGCATTAGGCTTAGGGATCCTGTATACAATCTTAGCAACCCTTTATGTGCCAATGGTGCTTATAGACATAGCGTGCTGGAAACAATCCCCAGTGTCCGGGTGATTGATGGTGAGAGGGTCTCCGGCTGTGGCAGTGACCTTTATCATCTGTGCAAAGACATTGACAACTCTTTGAAAAGGTTTATCAGCAATGGGACAGTAGAAGGTTCAGGGTCTTCCAAGCCTTGGGTGGAAGAGGGATACTGGGACCTGAAACCTACTCAGAGCACAATTATTGAAGAAACTTATAAACAGTTCAACGATGTTCTGCAAGAGTGCAAAGAGCTGAGCAAAAAAGCAGATGACACCATCGCACAGGCAGAGAGGGCTCTCAACATTAGACACGAACCCAACTCCTACGTCTTCTGA